The genomic region CGATACCGAAAGTTTGGCAAAGGAGGCCGCGGAATGAGCGATCTGGCCAATTACAACTTCGCCTATCTGGACGAGCAGACCAAGCGGATGATCCGCCGCGCCATTCTGAAGGCCATTGCCATTCCCGGCTATCAGGTGCCGTTTGCCAGCCGTGAAATGCCGATGCCTTATGGCTGGGGCACGGGCGGCGTGCAGGTGACGGCCTCGATCATCGGGCCGGATGATGTGCTGAAAGTCATCGATCAGGGTGCCGACGACACGACCAACGCCGTCTCCATCCGTGCCTTCTTCCAGAAAACGGCCGATGTTGCCGTCACCACCCATACGGGTGAGGCGACGATCATCCAGACCCGTCACCGCATTCCGGAATATCCGCTGACCGAAGGGCAGGTGATCGTCTATCAGGTGCCGATCCCGGAACCGCTGCGTTTCCTTGAACCGCGCGAAACCGAAACCCGCAAGATGCACGCGCTTGCCGAATATGGCCTCATGCATGTGAAGCTCTACGAAGACATTGCGCGGCACGGCCATATCGCCAAGACCTACGATTATCCGGTGATGATCGAAGGGCGCTATGTGATGGCGCCTTCGCCGACGCCGAAATTCGACAATCCGAAAATGCACATGTCTCCGGCATTGCAGCTGTTCGGTGCCGGGCGCGAAAAGCGCATCTATGCCGTGCCGCCCTATACGGATGTTGTGAGCCTCGATTTCGAGGACCACCCATTTGAGGTGCAGAAGTTCAAGGAACCGTGCGCGCTTTGCGGCGCGAAGGGCGTCTATCTCGATGAAGTCGTGCTGGATGATCGCGGCGGCTCGATGTTCGTCTGCTCCGACACCGATTTTTGCGAAGACCGTCAGGCGAATGGCCATTTCGGCCATCTGGCAGCGAACAAGGAGGCCGCACAATGAGCGAGCAACCTCTACTGAGAGTAAACAGCCTGTCGAAATACTACGGCAACCGCCGTGGCTGCGCGGATATTTCCTTCAATCTGTGGCCGGGCGAAGTGCTGGCCATCGTCGGCGAATCCGGTTCCGGCAAGACGACGCTACTGAACAGTCTGGCAACCCGTCTGGAGCCGACTTCCGGCACGGTTGAATATCGGATGCGCGACGGTGAATTCCGCGATCTCTACAAGATCGGCGAGGCGGAACGCCGCTTCCTGATGCGGACGGACTGGGGGTTCGTGCACCAGAACCCGGCAGACGGATTGCGCATGACGGTTTCGGCCGGCGCCAATGTCGGCGAGCGTCTGATGGCGGTCGGCGAACGCCATTATGGCAATATTCGCAACACGGCAACCGAATGGCTGGGACGGGTCGAAATCGCCTCCGACCGTATCGACGATCAGCCGCGCGCCTTTTCCGGCGGCATGCGCCAGCGCCTGCAGATTGCCCGCAATCTGGTGACGGCGCCGCGTCTCGTCTTCATGGACGAGCCGACCGGTGGTCTTGATGTGTCGGTGCAGGCGCGCCTTCTCGACCTTCTGCGCGGTCTTGTCAGCGATCTCGGCCTTTCGGTGATTATCGTGACGCATGATCTCGCCGTCGCCCGGCTTCTGTCCCATCGCATCATGGTCATGAAAGACGGCCATATTGTCGAGCAGGGACTGACCGACCGCGTGCTGGATGACCCGCAGGCGCCTTATACGCAGCTGCTTGTGTCGTCTATTCTGCAAGTTTAGTAAATTAAAACAGATGTTTATTGCATGTTGTTCCTAAATTAGCCGAACTTCATGCGTGAGGTGAAAAATGCCTATGTTGCAAACATCAGCCCCGCTTGCCGTCACCGGCGTTACCAAGACCTTCGTCATGCATTTGCAGGGCGGCATCGAACTTCCGGTCGTTCGCGGCGTGAATTTCGAACTGAATGCCGGCGAATGCGCCGTGCTTGGCGGGCCTTCGGGCGCGGGCAAAAGCTCGATCCTGAAGATGGTCTATGGCAATTACGCGGTCAATGGCGGCTCGATCATGATCCGCCATGCCGACAGGTTTGTCGATCTTGCCACTGCCGATCCGCGCGAAGTGCTGGCGGTGCGCCGCGATACGATCGGCTATGTCAGCCAGTTTCTGCGCACGCTGCCGCGTGTTGCGGCAATCGACGTGGTTGCCGAACCGCTGGTCGCGCGTGGCGTCGACCGTGAGACAGCGCTCAACCGCGCCCGCGAACTTCTGGCGCAGCTCAATCTTCCGGAAAGGCTGTGGGCCTTGCCGCCTGCGACGTTCTCGGGCGGCGAACAGCAGCGCGTGAATATCGCGCGCGGCTTCATCACAGATCATCCGGTATTGCTGCTTGATGAGCCGACAGCCTCGCTCGATGCGAAGAACCGCGCGGTCGTGGTCGACCTCATCAGGGCCAAGAAGGAGCAGGGCGTCGCCATGCTCGGCATCTTCCACGATGAAGACGTGCGTTCGGTCGTTGCGGACCGGATCATCGACGTGACGGCTTTCTCTCCGCGGGGGCTGGCATGACCAAGCTCTCGGTGGAACCGCTGGTTCACGAAACGGCCATCGTCAGCGGCTGTACGCTCGGGCGCTATACCGAGATTGGCGAGCGCAGCCGCGTTTCGGAAACCGTGCTGGGCGATTATTCCTATCTCGGCGTCGATTGCGAAATCTGGTGTGCGGAGATTGGCAGGTTTTCCAATATTGCCAGCCACGTGCGCATCAACGCTACCAACCATCCGACATGGCGTCCCACACTGCACCATTTCACCTATCGCGCCGGTGATTACTGGCCGGAAGAAAAGGACGAGACGGAGTTTTTCGAGTGGCGTCGCGGCAACGCGGTGAAGATCGGCCACGACACATGGCTCGGCCATGGCTCGACAATCCTGCCGGGCGTGACGGTCGGCAATGGTGCGGTTGTCGGTGCCGGAGCCGTGGTGAGCAGGGACGTCGCGCCCTATACGATCGTGGGCGGCGTGCCCGCACGTCTCATTCGCGAACGCTTCGACGCTGCAACCGGCAATCGCCTTGACCGGCTGGCCTGGTGGGACTGGAGCCATGATCGTCTGCGCCAGGCGCTCGATGATTTCCGCACGCTCGATATCGAAGCCTTCCTCTCGAAATATGAAACAGCCGCCAACACAAATGCGCTGATGAAAGAGCTGTCCAATGGCTAATGAAATCGTTCTGAAAAACGCGCGGATCGTGCTCGCCGATGAGATTGTTTCCGGTTCCATCCTGATCCGGGACGGCAAGATCGCAGCAATCGACCACGGCAACAGCAATGGCGGCGACGACATGGATGGCGATTACGTCATCCCGGGCCTCATCGAGCTGCACACCGACCAGCTGGAAAGCCACTATGCGCCGCGTCCGAAGGTGCGCTGGAATGTCGATGCCGCCGTGCAGGCACACGATGCGCAGGTCGCGGCCTCCGGCATCACCACGGTATTCGACGCGATGCGCGTCGGCTCCGACTATGACCGCGATTTCGTCGGCAAGGATATGCGCATGCTTGCCGACGCGATTGAAAGCGGCGTGCGCGAAAATCGCCTGCGCGCAGATCACTTCCTGCATCTGCGCTGCGAAGTCTCCTCTGCCGATTGCCTCGAAACATTCGAGCTTTTCGCGGATGATGACCGCGTAAAACTCGCATCCTTGATGGATCACGCACCGGGACAGCGGCAATTCGTTGATCTTGA from Brucella intermedia LMG 3301 harbors:
- the phnL gene encoding phosphonate C-P lyase system protein PhnL, whose product is MPMLQTSAPLAVTGVTKTFVMHLQGGIELPVVRGVNFELNAGECAVLGGPSGAGKSSILKMVYGNYAVNGGSIMIRHADRFVDLATADPREVLAVRRDTIGYVSQFLRTLPRVAAIDVVAEPLVARGVDRETALNRARELLAQLNLPERLWALPPATFSGGEQQRVNIARGFITDHPVLLLDEPTASLDAKNRAVVVDLIRAKKEQGVAMLGIFHDEDVRSVVADRIIDVTAFSPRGLA
- a CDS encoding alpha-D-ribose 1-methylphosphonate 5-phosphate C-P-lyase PhnJ, yielding MSDLANYNFAYLDEQTKRMIRRAILKAIAIPGYQVPFASREMPMPYGWGTGGVQVTASIIGPDDVLKVIDQGADDTTNAVSIRAFFQKTADVAVTTHTGEATIIQTRHRIPEYPLTEGQVIVYQVPIPEPLRFLEPRETETRKMHALAEYGLMHVKLYEDIARHGHIAKTYDYPVMIEGRYVMAPSPTPKFDNPKMHMSPALQLFGAGREKRIYAVPPYTDVVSLDFEDHPFEVQKFKEPCALCGAKGVYLDEVVLDDRGGSMFVCSDTDFCEDRQANGHFGHLAANKEAAQ
- a CDS encoding DapH/DapD/GlmU-related protein; amino-acid sequence: MTKLSVEPLVHETAIVSGCTLGRYTEIGERSRVSETVLGDYSYLGVDCEIWCAEIGRFSNIASHVRINATNHPTWRPTLHHFTYRAGDYWPEEKDETEFFEWRRGNAVKIGHDTWLGHGSTILPGVTVGNGAVVGAGAVVSRDVAPYTIVGGVPARLIRERFDAATGNRLDRLAWWDWSHDRLRQALDDFRTLDIEAFLSKYETAANTNALMKELSNG
- the phnK gene encoding phosphonate C-P lyase system protein PhnK, with product MSEQPLLRVNSLSKYYGNRRGCADISFNLWPGEVLAIVGESGSGKTTLLNSLATRLEPTSGTVEYRMRDGEFRDLYKIGEAERRFLMRTDWGFVHQNPADGLRMTVSAGANVGERLMAVGERHYGNIRNTATEWLGRVEIASDRIDDQPRAFSGGMRQRLQIARNLVTAPRLVFMDEPTGGLDVSVQARLLDLLRGLVSDLGLSVIIVTHDLAVARLLSHRIMVMKDGHIVEQGLTDRVLDDPQAPYTQLLVSSILQV